One Helianthus annuus cultivar XRQ/B chromosome 7, HanXRQr2.0-SUNRISE, whole genome shotgun sequence genomic region harbors:
- the LOC110866705 gene encoding uncharacterized protein LOC110866705 — translation MENVDRITLLNDIDVLTTNYTIKVKIVSLWRKKMRDNERETYRIDMILMDEKGSKIQASCMHKLFSKFERHLNVDECLIIKWPSLAANTASFKIVPNNQKLTFYYHTFVEKCNVWDGPQYVFNFVEFNDVLSMKIKEGTTVDFIGYVGVCYNIEDTNKKDGSKGKRLNLKLQDLEDVQIDLTLWDDHAKDMYSYMISEKREAHVVVVVHFGAVKSYKGKWGLSNNFDGSRVFINDNFDDMLLFKQKFLAKLSASSESSSHAGSYMTCSPKKVVVVGTIVAIVSDKMWYYDGCNYCKSKVEKKFETYDKDDGTSDVRDTQLYQCSNKDCNGKEVFPMSRFKIPVRVQDSTGTVTLTLFDHEAMKFVRKTAKELIQIQDELLQTNDFPREYPVEFEELLNQKCAFVIKVTDFNIANGVENYGISVVTTDDDILDKLNKKFKIDQIDAYETFGMSQSELQTSGAEGLKDADSYTGDNTTPISKDYAVDLKQSSSDMKRNLDDVYLNEVGLASSAILSIVLKMHNRFEQLKSYYSERPHIDLENKSEQAKCRRSLRKLYIDNKRSNAAAFPEYVVRALEAKHRRKLRKLYLDRKRSNVTKKLISRGGTSTSSSSTPIRLNNKENFTPNISNTTFPTESSTAFGTSNHLNSSFNVRSPVITQSTLKKKGNVLHDQFSTPIRTPLANLSNTMPDNIASSSTLPLNDCFSLHPRISNKRNTTFLSSELSSIKKMSSGKRRLIHKPIEIQPIPMAALDSDDENHVNEVVLDATKGVSKDYVDHGDQTLTCGLCFANLWPTEGGKGRITLQKQTYSLCCGYGKVDLPEYKDSDPSYQMLFRGLDQESKYFLKNIRRYNSMFSFTSMGGKVDTKINKGNAPFVYRISCQNAHSMGSLLPKHGAQPKFSQLYIYDTENELSNRELLFSDSSSKASIRAKELDVKFIKYITNMLDSTNMLVKTYRMVRDHLHDNPNVTLKLRIISQRDRDGRTYNLPTCSEVAALIVDEPDLQIESRDIIVEMRSGDLKRISELHPSYLALQYPILFPYGDDGYRINIPHREFGPNTKKTRPTCTMREFFAFRIQDRHNKFSLILNARRLFQQFLVDAYTMIESERLNYIRFQQIKLRSDSLNSLKNVQDVGQSDLSHTGQPVILPSSFTGGSRYMMQNYLDAMALCRKYGYPDFFITITCNPKWPEIVRFLGDSSIKPEDRPDILCRLFKMKLDELIKDMKQKKIFGDINAVVYTVEFQKRGLPHAHICLFMKADHKLPTVEHIDPFISAEIPDKNEDPELYSLVSDFMIHGPCGYANMKCPCMVGNRCSKNFPKRFLDSTSIDSDGFPVYRRRDSGHTVVKKGVPLDNRSVVPYNKNLLKRYQAHINVEWCNQAGSIKYLFKYINKGPDRATVAVFDSDRGPDEEIPKDEIKEYYEARYVSACEASWRIFGNDVHYRYPSVMRLPFHLPGQQNVVFSCDDDIEDVLNKPQVNSSIFLEWMKMNNSKPEARQLTYVDFPTKYVWKLKDRCWQQRQNYVVIGRIYSASPSLGEAYYLRILLTKVKGPRSFEEIRTYDGVVYPTFRDACYARGLLDDDNEYIECIKESSFTGNGHYLRSLFATLLLSNTLSRPEVVWEKTWELLSEDILYNMRKDSGMSDFVVSEERLKNITLSKIEKFLLRNGSSLHRFSPMPYPDDDYLMSESNRLINEELSFDMDEVTAEFNNLHSCLNADQRAVYNEIMDAIRIGKGGVFFVYGYGGTGKTFLWKTLGASIRCNGQIVINVASSGIASLLLSRGRTAHSRFHIPINLNEDSVCHIKPNTEIANLLYEAKLIIWDEAPMIHKHAFEALDRTMKDVLSVFDSQNSELPFGGKTIVFGGDFRQILPVVQNGSRQDIVNASLCSSHIWSSCKVLKLTINMRLSVGSSSSNVMEINEFGKWLLDIGEGNVGDSIDGDGNIEIPAHLLITDDNDPIQGLIDFVYPSVLHRYKDRDYFSERAILAPKNEVVHEINDRLLDLFPGEEVEYLSSDSLCPTEEINDPLHQDLYNPDVLNSVKVSGLPNHRLVLKLGVPVMLLRNIDQQNGLCNGTRLQITRLGKRVIEAEILSGSNVGSRTYIPRISMIPSDKKIPFKFQRRQFPITVCFAMTINKSQGQSLSRVGIYLRDPVFSHGQLYVALSRVKTKDGVKVLIFDKDGRPTNKTANVVYKEIFGKL, via the exons ATGGAAAACGTTGATCGGATCACATTGCTAAACGATATTGATGTTCTTACCACAAACTACACTATCAAGGTTAAAATTGTTAGTTTGTGGAGGAAGAAAATGAGGGATAATGAAAGGGAGACATATCGGATAGATATGATACTGATGGATGAAAAG GGTAGCAAAATTCAAGCTTCTTGCATGCACaagctattttcaaaatttgagaGGCATCTTAATGTTGATGAATGCCTTATCATTAAATGGCCATCTCTTGCTGCTAACACAGCATCTTTCAAGATTGTTCCTAACAACCAGAAGCTaactttttattatcataccttTGTCGAAAAGTGCAATGTATGGGACGGTCCGCAATACGTTTTCAATTTTGTTGAGTTTAATGATGTTCTTTCAATGAAAATAAAAGAGGGTACGACAGTAG ATTTCATTGGCTATGTTGGTGTTTGTTATAACATTGAGGATACTAACAAGAAGGATGGTAGCAAAGGGAAACGTCTTAATCTTAAGCTTCAAGATCTTGA AGATGTTCAGATTGATTTAACTCTTTGGGACGATCACGCTAAGGACATGTATTCTTACATGATTAGCGAAAAGCGTGAAGCACATGTTGTCGTTGTTGTCCATTTCGGTGCAGTTAAATCATACAAAG GCAAATGGGGATTATCCAATAACTTTGATGGTTCAAGAGTTTTCATTAACGACAACTTTGATGACATGCTATTGTTCAAGCAAAA GTTTCTTGCTAAACTTTCTGCTTCAAGTGAGTCAAGTAGCCATGCTGGGTCATATATGACGTGTTCT CCAAAGaaagttgttgttgttggaaCTATTGTGGCAATCGTTTCTGATAAGATGTGGTATTATGATGGTTGTAACTATTGCAAGTCAAAAGTTGAGAAAAAGTTTGAAACCTATGATAAAGATGATGGAACAAGTGATGTTAGAGATACGCAGTTGTATCAATGTTCTAACAAGGATTGTAATGGAAAAGAGGTTTTCCCGATGTCCAG gttcaaaatacCGGTTCGCGTTCAAGATTCAACTGGAACTGTGACGCTTACATTATTTGACCATGAGGCGATGAAGTTTGTTCGGAAAACTGCAAAGGAGCTTATTCAAATTCAGGACGAG ttaTTGCAAACTAATGATTTCCCAAGAGAATATCCCGTTGAATTTGAAGAGTTGCTTAATCAAAAGTGTGCTTTTGTGATTAAAGTAACTGACTTTAATATTGCAAATGGTGTCGAGAATTATGGAATATCAGTTGTTACAACTGATGATGACATCTTGGATAAGCTcaacaaaaaatttaaaatagatCAA ATTGATGCTTATGAAACTTTTGGTATGAGTCAGTCTGAGTTGCAAACTTCTGGTGCTGAAGGTTTGAag GATGCCGATTCTTACACTGGGGATAACACCACACCTATTTCAAAGGATTATGCGGTTGACTTGAAACAATCATCCTCTGACATGAAGCGTAACCTTGATGATGTTTATTTGAATGAAGTTGGATTGGCGTCCTCAGCAA TTCTTTCTATTGTTTTAAAAATGCATAATAGGTTTGAACAACTTAAGTCGTATTATTCAGAACGTCCACATATTGACCTTGAAAATAAAT CTGAGCAAGCTAAATGTAGGCGTTCGTTAAGAAAGCTATATATTGATAATAAGAGATCAAATGCAGCTGCTTTTCCGGAATATGTTGTCAGAG cTTTAGAGGCTAAACACAGGCGCAAGTTAAGAAAATTATACCTTGATCGTAAGAGATCAAATGTTACAAAAAAATTAATTTCTAGAGGTGGTACTTcaacatcgtcatcatcaacacCAATCCGGTTAAATAACAAAGAGAATTTTACTCCCAATATTTCAAACACCACCTTTCCTACCGAATCTTCAACTGCTTTTGGGACAA GTAATCATTTAAATTCGTCCTTTAATGTAAGATCACCCGTTATTACACAATCAActttgaagaagaaaggaaaTGTACTACACGATCAGTTTTCAACACCCATCCGTACACCACTTGCAAACCTATCAAACACAATGCCAG ACAATATTGCAAGCTCATCAACGTTACCATTGAATGATTGCTTTTCTCTTCATCCTAGAATATCCAATAAACGTAACACAACATTTTTGTCATCTGAATTAAGCTCGATAAAAAAGATGTCTTCTGGAAAGCGTAGACTTATTCATAAACCAATTGAAATACAACCCATACCAATGGCTGCTCTTGACTCTGATGATGAAAATCACGTTAACGAGGTTGTGTTAGACGCCACAAAAGGCGTTTCTAAAG ATTACGTTGACCATGGTGACCAAACTCTTACGTGTGGTTTATGCTTTGCAAACTTATGGCCAACCGAAGGTGGAAAGGGTCGCATTACACTTCAAAAGCAAACATATAGCTTATGTTGTGGATATGGTAAAGTTGATTTGCCTGAATATAAAGATTCTGATCCATCTTATCAGATGCTTTTTCGCGGTTTAGATCAGGAAAGCAAATATTTCTTAAAGAACATAAGACGTTACAATTCTATGTTTTCCTTTACTTCGATGGGAGGAAAAGTTGATACTAAAATAAACAAAGGTAATGCTCCATTTGTTTATAGAATCAGTTGTCAGAATGCACATAGTATGGGTAGTCTTCTTCCTAAGCATGGAGCACAGCCAAAATTTTCACAGCTTTATATCTATGATACTGAGAATGAGCTTTCTAATAGGGAGTTGTTATTTAG TGATTCTTCAAGCAAAGCTTCGATAAGGGCAAAGGAACTTGATGTGAAGTTTATAAAGTATATTACGAACATGTTAGATTCTACGAATATGTTGGTTAAAACTTACAGGATGGTACGAGACCATCTCCATGACAATCCTAACGTTACTCTTAAACTTCGTATAATCTCACAGAGGGATAGAGACGGTAGGACTTACAATTTACCTACGTGTTCTGAAGTTGCTGCTTTGATAGTTGATGAACCTGATCTCCAGATTGAAAGCCGTGATATTATTGTTGAAATGCGTTCTGGAGATCTTAAGCGTATTAGCGAGTTACATCCTTCTTATCTTGCTCTACAGTATCCAATTCTTTTTCCGTATGGAGACGATGGATATAGGATTAACATTCCTCATAGAGAATTTGGTCCTAATACAAAGAAGACAAGACCAACTTGTACTATGAGGGAGTTCTTTGCTTTTAGAATTCAGGATAGGCATAACAAGTTTTCTCTAATTCTTAATGCAAGAAGGTTGTTTCAGCAGTTTTTAGTCGATGCCTACACAATGATTGAGAGTGAGAGGCTAAACTACATACGTTTTCAGCAAATCAAACTGCGATCTGATTCGCTTAACAGTCTTAAAAATGTTCAAGACGTTGGTCAGAGTGATTTGAGTCATACGGGACAACCTGTTATATTACCTTCATCTTTTACGGGTGGTTCTCGATACATGATGCAAAATTACTTAGATGCTATGGCGTTATGTCGGAAGTATGGGTATCCTGATTTCTTTATCACAATCACATGTAATCCGAAATGGCCTGAGATTGTAAGATTTCTTGGTGACTCTTCAATTAAGCCTGAAGACAGACCTGACATACTTTGTCGATTGTTTAAGATGAAACTTGATGAATTGATAAAAGATATgaagcaaaaaaaaatttttggcgATATTAATGCAG TTGTTTATACCGTTGAGTTTCAAAAACGTGGTTTGCCACATGCGCATATTTGCTTATTTATGAAAGCTGATCATAAACTTCCTACGGTTGAACACATCGATCCCTTTATATCAGCTGAAATTCCTGATAAGAATGAGGATCCTGAATTGTATTCTCTTGTGAGTGACTTTATGATTCATGGTCCTTGTGGATATGCGAACATGAAATGTCCATGCATGGTTGGCAACCGTTGTTCAAAGAATTTTCCGAAGAGGTTTTTGGATTCCACTTCCATTGATTCTGATGGTTTTCCAGTTTATAGGAGAAGAGATTCTGGTCACACAGTTGTCAAGAAGGGCGTTCCTTTAGACAATAGGAGTGTAGTTCCGTACAACAAAAACCTACTCAAAAGATATCAGGCACACATTAACGTGGAATGGTGCAATCAGGCTGGCTCAATAAAGTATTTGTTTAAATACATTAATAAAGGACCTGATCGAGCCACTGTTGCTGTTTTTGATTCAGACAGAGGCCCCGATGAGGAAATTCCAAAAGATGAAATTAAAGAGTACTACGAAGCTAGATATGTTTCCGCATGTGAAGCCAGCTGGAGAATATTTGGCAATGATGTTCATTATCGGTATCCATCTGTTATGAGGTTACCATTTCATCTTCCAGGACAACAAAATGTTGTATTTAGTTGTGACGATGATATTGAGGATGTCCTAAACAAACCTCAAGTAAATTCCTCTATTTTCTTGGAATGGATGAAGATGAACAATTCTAAGCCTGAAGCaagacaacttacttatgttgaCTTTCCCACAAAATATGTGTGGAAGTTAAAAGATCGTTGCTGGCAGCAACGCCAAAATTATGTTGTTATTGGAAGAATTTATTCTGCGTCTCCATCTCTTGGTGAGGCTTATTACCTAAGAATTCTTCTTACTAAGGTTAAAGGCCCACGATCATTTGAAGAAATAAGAACATATGATGGTGTTGTTTATCCTACATTTCGGGATGCGTGTTATGCACGTGGCCTGTTAGATGATGACAATGAATATATCGAGTGTATTAAAGAATCCAGTTTCACAGGAAACGGTCATTATCTTCGTTCTTTGTTTGCAACACTTCTATTGTCTAATACGCTATCTAGACCTGAAGTTGTTTGGGAGAAAACGTGGGAGCTATTGTCCGAGGACATTTTATACAATATGCGGAAAGATTCTGGCATGAGCG atttcgttgtttctgaggaaCGTTTAAAGAATATTACGTTGTCGAAAATCGAAAAATTCCTTCTTCGTAATGGATCCAGCTTGCACAGGTTTTCACCAATGCCTTATCCTGATGATGACTATCTGATGTCCGAGAGCAACCGTTTGATAAACGAGGAGCTTTCTTTTGACATGGATGAAGTTACGGCTGAGTTCAATAATCTTCACAGCTGTCTAAACGCCGATCAAAGAGCCGTGTATAATGAAATTATGGATGCTATTCGGATTGGTAAGGGTGGTGTGTTTTTTGTGTACGGTTATGGTGGTACGGGCAAGACTTTTCTGTGGAAAACTTTAGGTGCTTCTATTAGATGCAATGGACAGATTGTTATTAATGTTGCTTCAAGTGGTATTGCATCTTTGTTGTTATCACGCGGTCGTACTGCTCACTCGCGATTTCATATTCCAATTAATCTCAATGAAGATTCGGTATGCCATATAAAGCCTAATACTGAAATCGCGAATCTTTTATATGAAGCAAAGTTGATTATTTGGGACGAGGCACCGATGATACATAAACATGCTTTCGAGGCTCTTGATCGTACAATGAAGGATGTTTTGAGTGTTTTTGATTCACAAAATTCAGAACTTCCATTTGGTGGGAAAACTATTGTATTTGGTGGTGACTTTAGACAAATCCTACCAGTTGTACAAAATGGAAGCAGGCAAGATATCGTAAACGCCTCATTATGTTCATCCCACATCTGGTCCAGTTGCAAGGTGTTGAAATTGACAATCAACATGCGTTTGTCGGTTGGATCAAGTAGCTCAAACGTTATGGAGATAAACGAATTTGGTAAATGGCTTCTTGACATCGGCGAAGGTAATGTTGGTGATTCTATCGACGGTGATGGAAATATTGAAATACCTGCTCATCTCTTAATAACTGATGACAATGATCCAATTCAAGGTTTGATTGACTTTGTATATCCTTCAGTTCTTCATCGTTATAAAGACCGTGACTACTTTTCTGAGAGAGCTATACTCGCTCCTAAGAATGAAGTTGTTCATGAGATAAATGACCGTTTGCTTGATTTGTTTCCCGGTGAAGAAGTAGAGTATCTTAGCTCTGATAGTTTATGTCCGACTGAGGAAATCAACGATCCGTTACATCAAGATTTGTATAATCCAGATGTGTTAAATAGTGTTAAAGTATCAGGGTTACCAAATCATAGATTGGTATTAAAATTGGGCGTTCCGGTTATGCTTTTGAGGAATATTGATCAGCAAAACGGTTTGTGCAATGGTACGCGTCTTCAAATCACACGTCTTGGTAAACGTGTTATTGAAGCAGAGATATTATCAGGAAGTAATGTTGGATCAAGAACTTACATCCCAAGAATCAGCATGATACCATCTGACAAGAAAATACCCTTCAAATTTCAAAGAAGGCAATTTCCAATAACCGTATGTTTTGCGATGACTATTAACAAAAGTCAAGGACAATCTCTATCTAGAGTTGGTATATACCTCAGAGACCCCGTGTTCTCACATGGTCAGCTTTATGTTGCGTTGTCCAGGGTAAAGACTAAGGATGGCGTTAAGGTTTTAATATTCGACAAAGATGGGAGGCCAACAAATAAAACTGCAAACGTTGTTTACAAAGAAATATTTGGGAAATTGTAG
- the LOC110868112 gene encoding uncharacterized protein LOC110868112 gives MMPIGEGIPNRSNRRSLRSNRTSLSYGSSQLFNFPPIFFQKYHRFPYYNLFLQRIYIYRLFYIPHIVHLHLLFIQSISEVYISLYKHIIAMAEGSSSLPWFLRLMNVADTVILCIPDDAVCKLWGVYKGPTNVMIHTEDGREFNVCLSGAKGKLFLFHGWSNVVEHLSLTKGCLVVFNPISSTTFKLTSYVDGVSRGSFWTYLLPPSSHFYVIPESILPKVYQYSSNDVISTVMLGNKIFNVAIETSDGKVGFTVGFDVMVSMLHLKVDCILLFTKGFGNFFLLKVFGENGLEVDFSDLDIEVPEVAPIDAENEGEVQIHGSVRRFRRMAGERYFRIPDPVSRMARLHEGLKDITVRLMHLDPPKQFTNGTRREKKTGGGWRYALTGWKKFMKAARINVLDTVHYSFDENEQVLSVERVEPYDSRTN, from the exons ATGATGCCGATCGGTGAGGGTATACCGAATCG ATCCAACCGTAGATCTTTAAG ATCCAACCGTACATCTTTAAG TTATGGTTCCAGTCAACTCTTCAACTTCCCTCCAATCTTCTTCCAAAAATACCATCGGTTTCCATATTACAATTTATTTCTTCAACGGATCTATATATATAGATTGTTTTACATTCCTCACATTGTCCATCTACATCTACTTTTTATTCAATCCATATCTGAGGTTTACATATCGCTCTACAAACAT ATTATTGCTATGGCTGAAGGTTCATCAAG tCTACCATGGTTCTTAAGGCTAATGAATGTAGCAGATACAGTTATTTTG tGCATTCCAGATGATGCTGTTTGCAAACTATGGGGTGTTTATAAAGGTCCTACCAATGTTATGATACACACTGAAGATGGCCGAGAGTTTAATGTTTGTTTAAGCGGTGCTAAAGGAAAGTTATTCCTCTTCCATGGTTGGTCCAATGTTGTAGAACATTTGAGTCTAACGAAAGGTTGTTTGGTAGTATTTAATCCCATTTCGTCTACTACTTTTAAATTAACATCTTACGTTGATGGCGTTAGTCGTGGCTCTTTTTGGACGTATTTGCTACCTCCATCATCGCATTTTTAT GTCATTCCTGAAAGCATCCTGCCAAAAGTTTATCAATATTCATCAAATGATGTAATATCTACTGTAATGTTGGGTAACAAAATTTTTAATGTTGCCATTGAAACATCTGACGGTAAAGTTGGATTTACCGTTGGTTTTGACGTAATGGTCAGTATGTTACATCTgaaggttgattgtattttgttATTTACAAAAGGTTTTGGCAATTTTTTCCTTTTAAAAGTTTTTGGAGAAAACGGACTTGAAGTCGATTTTTCTGATCTAGACATCGAAGTG CCTGAAGTTGCACCTATCGATGCTGAAAATGAAGGTGAAGTACAAATACATGGTTCTGTTCGTCGTTTTAGACGTATGGCTGGTGAACGTTATTTT AGGATTCCGGATCCTGTTTCACGGATGGCTAGACTTCATGAAGGTTTAAAAGATATCACTGTTAGGCTTATGCATCTCGATCCACCTAAGCAATTTACCAACGGTACAAGACGGGAAAAAAAAACAGGAGGAGGTTGGCGATACGCGCTGACCGGTTGGAAGAAGTTCATGAAAGCTGCTAGAATTAACGTCCTTGACACGGTTCACTATTCTTTTGATGAGAATGAGCAGGTGTTGAGTGTTGAACGAGTTGAACCTTACGATAGCCGTACTAATTAG
- the LOC110868111 gene encoding NDR1/HIN1-like protein 1, which produces MTDRIHPSSKPNNTTVTNTTIKSPKLPLPPAKAQLYNQNAPKLPLPPAKAHLYDQKGRPYKQNKTNSNKECHNIFRRCFCLCCFWSILITILILLLAIISGTILYLLYRPHRPTFSVTSLRISRFNLSTASDGTTHLTSNLNLTLSTKNPNNKIIFHYDPIAITCLTDETELASGYFNNSFTSVANNITIIRFSLRSDAVLLETEAVNRIRMDMKKKLGLRLKLLLDTHAIVKVESFRSKKVGIRIKCEGIRSVIPKSRGAGLNSSSSLSSSSVFARVADAKCEVDLRIKIWKWTF; this is translated from the coding sequence ATGACCGACAGGATCCACCCTTCCTCAAAGCCAAACAACACCACCGTCACCAACACCACCATCAAAAGCCCTAAATTACCACTCCCGCCAGCGAAAGCGCAACTTTACAACCAAAACGCCCCTAAATTACCACTTCCACCTGCGAAAGCACACCTCTACGACCAAAAAGGCCGTCcatacaaacaaaacaaaaccaattCTAACAAAGAATGTCACAACATCTTTCGCCGATGCTTCTGCTTATGCTGCTTCTGGTCAATCCTTATAACGATCCTCATCCTCCTACTCGCCATAATATCCGGCACCATCCTCTACCTCCTATACCGCCCTCACCGTCCCACCTTCTCCGTTACATCTCTTAGAATCTCTCGTTTCAACCTATCCACCGCATCCGATGGCACCACACACCTCACCTCCAACCTTAACCTCACACTCTCCACCAAAAACCCTAACAACAAAATCATTTTTCACTACGATCCTATCGCGATCACATGCCTAACAGACGAAACAGAACTCGCAAGCGGTTATTTCAATAATTCGTTCACTAGTGTTGCGAATAATATCACGATCATTCGATTTTCGTTGAGGAGCGATGCTGTGCTTCTGGAAACAGAGGCTGTGAATCGAATAAGAATGGATATGAAGAAGAAGTTGGGTTTGCGGTTGAAGTTGTTGCTTGATACTCACGCTATTGTTAAGGTTGAATCGTTCAGGAGTAAGAAAGTTGGAATTAGGATCAAATGTGAAGGGATTCGTAGCGTGATTCCGAAATCTCGTGGTGCTGGATTGAATAGTTCGTCGTCGTTGTCGTCGTCGTCCGTGTTTGCTAGGGTTGCTGATGCGAAATGTGAGGTTGATCTTCGGATTAAGATCTGGAAATGGACGTTTTGA